One Leopardus geoffroyi isolate Oge1 chromosome C1, O.geoffroyi_Oge1_pat1.0, whole genome shotgun sequence DNA segment encodes these proteins:
- the SEMA6C gene encoding semaphorin-6C isoform X7 yields the protein MGPAWPLQHLAGDTCMCTSHGTWTCLDPERKCRGMEDHVFSFDLQAQEAGEGLVPNKYLTWRSQDMENCVVRGKLTDECHNYIRVLVPWDSQTLLACGTNSFSPVCRSYGITSLQQEGEELSGQARCPFDATQSNVAIFAEGSLYSATAADFQASDAVVYRSLGPQPPLRSAKYDSKWLREPHFVHALEHGDHVYFFFREVSVEDARLGRVQFSRVARVCKRDMGGSPRALDRHWTSFLKLRLNCSVPGDSTFYFDVLQALTGPVNLYGRSALFGVFTTQTNSIPGSAVCAFYLDDIEHAFEGKFKEQRSLDGAWTPVSEDRVPSPRPGSCAGVGVAALFPSSRDLPDDVLTFIKAHPLLDPAVPPATHQPLLTLTSRALLTQLAVDGRAGPYGNTTVLFLGSEDGTVLKVLPPGGPSGGPEPILLEEINAYSPARCSGKRAAQTARRVIGLELDTEGHRLFVAFSGCIIYLPLSRCARHGACQRSCLASQDPYCGWHSSRGCVDIRGPGGTDVDPAGNQESTEHSDCQDGATGSQSGTGDSAYVLLGPGPSPETPSPLSDAHPRPQSSTIGAHTQAGVRRDLPPASASLSVPIPLLLACAAAAFALGASVSGLLVSCACRRAHRRRSKDVETPGLPRPLSLRSLARLHGAGPEPPQSKDGDGAQPPQLYTTFLPPPEGVAPPELACLPTPESTPELPAKHLRHAGGRWEWNQNGNNAKEGQGRARGGNAAGGPAPRVLVRPPPPGCPGQAVEVTTLEELLRYLHGPQPPRKGAEPLAAAAFTSRALPPEPSPTPTLFAGPSLLPRECGPPLRLDVPPEGKCAAPSTRPALSAPAPRLGVGGGRRTPFPIHRAPPALLTRVPSGGPSRYCGGPGRHLLYLGRPEGYRGRALKRVDVEKPQLPPQPPLVTPSPPPAIPNGSHFHF from the exons ATGGGACCTGCATGGCCACTGCAGCACCTTGCAGGGGACACATGCATGTGTACAAGCCATGGGACGTGGACATGCTTGGACCCAGAGCGCAAATGCCGAGGCATGGA GGATCACGTTTTCTCCTTCGATCTTCAagcccaggaggcaggggaggggctggtgcCCAACAAG TATCTAACATGGCGGAGCCAAGACATGGAGAACTGTGTTGTGCGGGGAAAGCTGACG GACGAGTGCCACAACTATATTCGTGTTCTTGTTCCCTGGGACTCCCAGACACTCCTTGCCTGTGGAACGAACTCATTCAGCCCCGTGTGCCGCAGCTATGGG ATAACTTCGCTGCAGCAGGAGGGTGAAGAGCTGAGTGGGCAGGCTCGATGCCCCTTTGATGCCACCCAGTCCAACGTGGCCATCTTTGCAG AGGGCAGCCTATACTCAGCCACAGCTGCGGATTTCCAGGCCAGTGATGCTGTGGTTTACAGAAGCCTTGGGCCTCAGCCCCCACTCCGCTCGGCCAAGTACGACTCCAAGTGGCTCAGAG AGCCACACTTCGTCCATGCCTTGGAGCACGGAGACCATGTCTACTTCTTCTTCCGAGAGGTCTCTGTGGAGGATGCTCGGCTGGGAAGG gtgCAGTTCTCCAGGGTGGCCCGAGTATGTAAACGTGACATGGGCGGCTCACCTCGGGCCTTGGACCGCCACTGGACATCCTTCCTGAAGCTGCGGCTCAACTGCTCTGTTCCTGGAGATTCTACCTTCTATTTTGACGTCTTACAGGCCTTAACTGGGCCTGTGAACTTGTATGGCCGCTCTGCTCTCTTTGGGGTCTTCACCACGCAGACCAATAG CATCCCTGGCTCTGCGGTCTGTGCCTTCTACCTGGATGATATCGAGCATGCGTTTGAGGGCAAGTTCAAGGAGCAGAGGAGTCTGGATGGGGCCTGGACACCCGTATCTGAAGACAGGGTTCCCTCCCCCAG GCCAGGATCCTGTGCAGGTGTAGGTGTGGCTGCCTTGTTCCCCTCTTCCAGAGATCTCCCTGACGACGTCCTGACCTTTATCAAGGCTCACCCACTGCTGGACCCGGCTGTGCCACCTGCTACCCATCAGCCTCTGCTCACCCTCACCAGCAG GGCTCTACTGACCCAGTTAGCTGTGGATGGTAGGGCTGGTCCCTACGGTAACACCACAGTCCTGTTCCTGGGCTCCGAAGATGGGACAGTGCTGAAGGTACTGCCCCCAGGGGGGCCATCAGGGGGCCCTGAGCCCATCCTGTTGGAAGAAATCAATGCCTACAGCCCTGCCAG GTGCAGTGGGAAGCGGGCGGCCCAAACGGCACGGCGGGTCATAGGGCTGGAGCTGGACACTGAAGGTCACAGGCTCTTTGTGGCTTTTTCTGGCTGCATCATCTACCTCCCTCTCAGTCGGTGTGCCCGGCACGGGGCCTGTCAGAG gaGCTGTCTGGCTTCTCAGGACCCATACTGTGGATGGCACAGCTCCAGAGGCTGTGTGGATATCAGGGGACCCGGTGG GACTGATGTGGATCCGGCTGGGAACCAGGAATCCACGGAGCACAGTGACTGCCAAG ATGGAGCTACTGGGAGTCAGTCTGGTACAGGGGATTCTGCTTATG TGCTTCTGGGTCCTGGCCCTTCCCCTGAGACCCCCAGCCCCCTCAGTGATGCCCACCCCCGGCCCCAGTCTTCCACTATTGGAGCTCACACTCAGG CAGGCGTGCGCCGGGAcctccccccagcctcagcctcccTCTCCGTCCCCATCCCACTCCTCCTGGCCTGTGCTGCCGCAGCCTTCGCTCTGGGCGCCTCGGTCTCTGGCCTCCTGGTCTCCTGCGCGTGCCGCCGAGCCCACCGACGTCGGAGCAAGGACGTCGAGACTCCGGGGCTCCCGCGCCCTCTCTCCCTTCGCAGCTTGGCCCGGCTGCACGGTGCGGGCCCGGAGCCGCCGCAGTCCAAGGACGGAGACGGGGCGCAGCCGCCCCAGCTCTACaccaccttcctgcctccccccgAGGGCGTGGCCCCGCCGGAGCTGGCCTGCCTGCCCACGCCGGAGTCCACGCCCGAGCTGCCGGCCAAGCACCTCCGCCACGCCGGGGGCCGCTGGGAGTGGAACCAGAACGGGAACAATGCCAAGGAGGGTCAGGGACGCGCGCGGGGCGGGAACGCGGCGGGCGGCCCCGCGCCCCGCGTGCTGGTgaggccgccgccgcccggctGTCCCGGGCAGGCGGTGGAGGTCACCACCCTGGAAGAACTGCTGCGCTACCTGCACGGTCCGCAGCCACCCAGGAAGGGGGCCGAGCCCCTGGCCGCGGCCGCGTTTACCTCGCGGGCGCTCCCGCCGgaacccagccccacccccaccctgttcgcgggccccagcctcctgccccggGAGTGTGGCCCGCCGTTGAGGCTGGACGTGCCCCCCGAGGGCAAGTGCGCGGCCCCCTCCACGCGGCCCGCCCTCTCCGCCCCCGCTCCCCGGCTAGGGGTCGGGGGCGGCCGCAGAACGCCCTTCCCCATACATCGTGCCCCTCCGGCCCTGCTCACTCGGGTCCCCTCGGGGGGCCCCTCCAGGTACTGTGGGGGGCCCGGGAGACATCTTCTGTACCTGGGCCGGCCGGAGGGCTATCGGGGCCGCGCCCTAAAGAGGGTGGACGTCGAGAAGCCGCAGCTGCCCCCGCAGCCGCCCCTCGTCACGCCCTCCCCCCCGCCGGCCATCCCCAACGGCAgccattttcacttttaa
- the SEMA6C gene encoding semaphorin-6C isoform X10, translating into MPPSPTWPSLQRAAYTQPQLRISRPVMLWFTEALGLSPHSARPKPHFVHALEHGDHVYFFFREVSVEDARLGRVQFSRVARVCKRDMGGSPRALDRHWTSFLKLRLNCSVPGDSTFYFDVLQALTGPVNLYGRSALFGVFTTQTNSIPGSAVCAFYLDDIEHAFEGKFKEQRSLDGAWTPVSEDRVPSPRPGSCAGVGVAALFPSSRDLPDDVLTFIKAHPLLDPAVPPATHQPLLTLTSRALLTQLAVDGRAGPYGNTTVLFLGSEDGTVLKVLPPGGPSGGPEPILLEEINAYSPARCSGKRAAQTARRVIGLELDTEGHRLFVAFSGCIIYLPLSRCARHGACQRSCLASQDPYCGWHSSRGCVDIRGPGGTDVDPAGNQESTEHSDCQDGATGSQSGTGDSAYVLLGPGPSPETPSPLSDAHPRPQSSTIGAHTQAGVRRDLPPASASLSVPIPLLLACAAAAFALGASVSGLLVSCACRRAHRRRSKDVETPGLPRPLSLRSLARLHGAGPEPPQSKDGDGAQPPQLYTTFLPPPEGVAPPELACLPTPESTPELPAKHLRHAGGRWEWNQNGNNAKEGQGRARGGNAAGGPAPRVLVRPPPPGCPGQAVEVTTLEELLRYLHGPQPPRKGAEPLAAAAFTSRALPPEPSPTPTLFAGPSLLPRECGPPLRLDVPPEGKCAAPSTRPALSAPAPRLGVGGGRRTPFPIHRAPPALLTRVPSGGPSRYCGGPGRHLLYLGRPEGYRGRALKRVDVEKPQLPPQPPLVTPSPPPAIPNGSHFHF; encoded by the exons ATGCCACCCAGTCCAACGTGGCCATCTTTGCAG AGGGCAGCCTATACTCAGCCACAGCTGCGGATTTCCAGGCCAGTGATGCTGTGGTTTACAGAAGCCTTGGGCCTCAGCCCCCACTCCGCTCGGCCAA AGCCACACTTCGTCCATGCCTTGGAGCACGGAGACCATGTCTACTTCTTCTTCCGAGAGGTCTCTGTGGAGGATGCTCGGCTGGGAAGG gtgCAGTTCTCCAGGGTGGCCCGAGTATGTAAACGTGACATGGGCGGCTCACCTCGGGCCTTGGACCGCCACTGGACATCCTTCCTGAAGCTGCGGCTCAACTGCTCTGTTCCTGGAGATTCTACCTTCTATTTTGACGTCTTACAGGCCTTAACTGGGCCTGTGAACTTGTATGGCCGCTCTGCTCTCTTTGGGGTCTTCACCACGCAGACCAATAG CATCCCTGGCTCTGCGGTCTGTGCCTTCTACCTGGATGATATCGAGCATGCGTTTGAGGGCAAGTTCAAGGAGCAGAGGAGTCTGGATGGGGCCTGGACACCCGTATCTGAAGACAGGGTTCCCTCCCCCAG GCCAGGATCCTGTGCAGGTGTAGGTGTGGCTGCCTTGTTCCCCTCTTCCAGAGATCTCCCTGACGACGTCCTGACCTTTATCAAGGCTCACCCACTGCTGGACCCGGCTGTGCCACCTGCTACCCATCAGCCTCTGCTCACCCTCACCAGCAG GGCTCTACTGACCCAGTTAGCTGTGGATGGTAGGGCTGGTCCCTACGGTAACACCACAGTCCTGTTCCTGGGCTCCGAAGATGGGACAGTGCTGAAGGTACTGCCCCCAGGGGGGCCATCAGGGGGCCCTGAGCCCATCCTGTTGGAAGAAATCAATGCCTACAGCCCTGCCAG GTGCAGTGGGAAGCGGGCGGCCCAAACGGCACGGCGGGTCATAGGGCTGGAGCTGGACACTGAAGGTCACAGGCTCTTTGTGGCTTTTTCTGGCTGCATCATCTACCTCCCTCTCAGTCGGTGTGCCCGGCACGGGGCCTGTCAGAG gaGCTGTCTGGCTTCTCAGGACCCATACTGTGGATGGCACAGCTCCAGAGGCTGTGTGGATATCAGGGGACCCGGTGG GACTGATGTGGATCCGGCTGGGAACCAGGAATCCACGGAGCACAGTGACTGCCAAG ATGGAGCTACTGGGAGTCAGTCTGGTACAGGGGATTCTGCTTATG TGCTTCTGGGTCCTGGCCCTTCCCCTGAGACCCCCAGCCCCCTCAGTGATGCCCACCCCCGGCCCCAGTCTTCCACTATTGGAGCTCACACTCAGG CAGGCGTGCGCCGGGAcctccccccagcctcagcctcccTCTCCGTCCCCATCCCACTCCTCCTGGCCTGTGCTGCCGCAGCCTTCGCTCTGGGCGCCTCGGTCTCTGGCCTCCTGGTCTCCTGCGCGTGCCGCCGAGCCCACCGACGTCGGAGCAAGGACGTCGAGACTCCGGGGCTCCCGCGCCCTCTCTCCCTTCGCAGCTTGGCCCGGCTGCACGGTGCGGGCCCGGAGCCGCCGCAGTCCAAGGACGGAGACGGGGCGCAGCCGCCCCAGCTCTACaccaccttcctgcctccccccgAGGGCGTGGCCCCGCCGGAGCTGGCCTGCCTGCCCACGCCGGAGTCCACGCCCGAGCTGCCGGCCAAGCACCTCCGCCACGCCGGGGGCCGCTGGGAGTGGAACCAGAACGGGAACAATGCCAAGGAGGGTCAGGGACGCGCGCGGGGCGGGAACGCGGCGGGCGGCCCCGCGCCCCGCGTGCTGGTgaggccgccgccgcccggctGTCCCGGGCAGGCGGTGGAGGTCACCACCCTGGAAGAACTGCTGCGCTACCTGCACGGTCCGCAGCCACCCAGGAAGGGGGCCGAGCCCCTGGCCGCGGCCGCGTTTACCTCGCGGGCGCTCCCGCCGgaacccagccccacccccaccctgttcgcgggccccagcctcctgccccggGAGTGTGGCCCGCCGTTGAGGCTGGACGTGCCCCCCGAGGGCAAGTGCGCGGCCCCCTCCACGCGGCCCGCCCTCTCCGCCCCCGCTCCCCGGCTAGGGGTCGGGGGCGGCCGCAGAACGCCCTTCCCCATACATCGTGCCCCTCCGGCCCTGCTCACTCGGGTCCCCTCGGGGGGCCCCTCCAGGTACTGTGGGGGGCCCGGGAGACATCTTCTGTACCTGGGCCGGCCGGAGGGCTATCGGGGCCGCGCCCTAAAGAGGGTGGACGTCGAGAAGCCGCAGCTGCCCCCGCAGCCGCCCCTCGTCACGCCCTCCCCCCCGCCGGCCATCCCCAACGGCAgccattttcacttttaa
- the SEMA6C gene encoding semaphorin-6C isoform X3 → MPRAPRFMPLLLLLLSLPHTQAAFPQDPLPLLTSDLQGTSPLSWFRGLEDDAVVAELGLDFQRFLTLNRTLLVAARDHVFSFDLQAQEAGEGLVPNKYLTWRSQDMENCVVRGKLTDECHNYIRVLVPWDSQTLLACGTNSFSPVCRSYGITSLQQEGEELSGQARCPFDATQSNVAIFAEGSLYSATAADFQASDAVVYRSLGPQPPLRSAKYDSKWLREPHFVHALEHGDHVYFFFREVSVEDARLGRVQFSRVARVCKRDMGGSPRALDRHWTSFLKLRLNCSVPGDSTFYFDVLQALTGPVNLYGRSALFGVFTTQTNSIPGSAVCAFYLDDIEHAFEGKFKEQRSLDGAWTPVSEDRVPSPRPGSCAGVGVAALFPSSRDLPDDVLTFIKAHPLLDPAVPPATHQPLLTLTSRALLTQLAVDGRAGPYGNTTVLFLGSEDGTVLKVLPPGGPSGGPEPILLEEINAYSPARCSGKRAAQTARRVIGLELDTEGHRLFVAFSGCIIYLPLSRCARHGACQRSCLASQDPYCGWHSSRGCVDIRGPGGTDVDPAGNQESTEHSDCQDGATGSQSGTGDSAYVLLGPGPSPETPSPLSDAHPRPQSSTIGAHTQAFALGASVSGLLVSCACRRAHRRRSKDVETPGLPRPLSLRSLARLHGAGPEPPQSKDGDGAQPPQLYTTFLPPPEGVAPPELACLPTPESTPELPAKHLRHAGGRWEWNQNGNNAKEGQGRARGGNAAGGPAPRVLVRPPPPGCPGQAVEVTTLEELLRYLHGPQPPRKGAEPLAAAAFTSRALPPEPSPTPTLFAGPSLLPRECGPPLRLDVPPEGKCAAPSTRPALSAPAPRLGVGGGRRTPFPIHRAPPALLTRVPSGGPSRYCGGPGRHLLYLGRPEGYRGRALKRVDVEKPQLPPQPPLVTPSPPPAIPNGSHFHF, encoded by the exons GGACTTCCCCATTATCCTGGTTCCGGGGCCTGGAGGATGATGCTGTGGTTGCCGAACTTGGGCTGGACTTTCAGAGATTCCTAACCTTGAACCGGACCTTGCTAGTGGCTGCCCG GGATCACGTTTTCTCCTTCGATCTTCAagcccaggaggcaggggaggggctggtgcCCAACAAG TATCTAACATGGCGGAGCCAAGACATGGAGAACTGTGTTGTGCGGGGAAAGCTGACG GACGAGTGCCACAACTATATTCGTGTTCTTGTTCCCTGGGACTCCCAGACACTCCTTGCCTGTGGAACGAACTCATTCAGCCCCGTGTGCCGCAGCTATGGG ATAACTTCGCTGCAGCAGGAGGGTGAAGAGCTGAGTGGGCAGGCTCGATGCCCCTTTGATGCCACCCAGTCCAACGTGGCCATCTTTGCAG AGGGCAGCCTATACTCAGCCACAGCTGCGGATTTCCAGGCCAGTGATGCTGTGGTTTACAGAAGCCTTGGGCCTCAGCCCCCACTCCGCTCGGCCAAGTACGACTCCAAGTGGCTCAGAG AGCCACACTTCGTCCATGCCTTGGAGCACGGAGACCATGTCTACTTCTTCTTCCGAGAGGTCTCTGTGGAGGATGCTCGGCTGGGAAGG gtgCAGTTCTCCAGGGTGGCCCGAGTATGTAAACGTGACATGGGCGGCTCACCTCGGGCCTTGGACCGCCACTGGACATCCTTCCTGAAGCTGCGGCTCAACTGCTCTGTTCCTGGAGATTCTACCTTCTATTTTGACGTCTTACAGGCCTTAACTGGGCCTGTGAACTTGTATGGCCGCTCTGCTCTCTTTGGGGTCTTCACCACGCAGACCAATAG CATCCCTGGCTCTGCGGTCTGTGCCTTCTACCTGGATGATATCGAGCATGCGTTTGAGGGCAAGTTCAAGGAGCAGAGGAGTCTGGATGGGGCCTGGACACCCGTATCTGAAGACAGGGTTCCCTCCCCCAG GCCAGGATCCTGTGCAGGTGTAGGTGTGGCTGCCTTGTTCCCCTCTTCCAGAGATCTCCCTGACGACGTCCTGACCTTTATCAAGGCTCACCCACTGCTGGACCCGGCTGTGCCACCTGCTACCCATCAGCCTCTGCTCACCCTCACCAGCAG GGCTCTACTGACCCAGTTAGCTGTGGATGGTAGGGCTGGTCCCTACGGTAACACCACAGTCCTGTTCCTGGGCTCCGAAGATGGGACAGTGCTGAAGGTACTGCCCCCAGGGGGGCCATCAGGGGGCCCTGAGCCCATCCTGTTGGAAGAAATCAATGCCTACAGCCCTGCCAG GTGCAGTGGGAAGCGGGCGGCCCAAACGGCACGGCGGGTCATAGGGCTGGAGCTGGACACTGAAGGTCACAGGCTCTTTGTGGCTTTTTCTGGCTGCATCATCTACCTCCCTCTCAGTCGGTGTGCCCGGCACGGGGCCTGTCAGAG gaGCTGTCTGGCTTCTCAGGACCCATACTGTGGATGGCACAGCTCCAGAGGCTGTGTGGATATCAGGGGACCCGGTGG GACTGATGTGGATCCGGCTGGGAACCAGGAATCCACGGAGCACAGTGACTGCCAAG ATGGAGCTACTGGGAGTCAGTCTGGTACAGGGGATTCTGCTTATG TGCTTCTGGGTCCTGGCCCTTCCCCTGAGACCCCCAGCCCCCTCAGTGATGCCCACCCCCGGCCCCAGTCTTCCACTATTGGAGCTCACACTCAGG CCTTCGCTCTGGGCGCCTCGGTCTCTGGCCTCCTGGTCTCCTGCGCGTGCCGCCGAGCCCACCGACGTCGGAGCAAGGACGTCGAGACTCCGGGGCTCCCGCGCCCTCTCTCCCTTCGCAGCTTGGCCCGGCTGCACGGTGCGGGCCCGGAGCCGCCGCAGTCCAAGGACGGAGACGGGGCGCAGCCGCCCCAGCTCTACaccaccttcctgcctccccccgAGGGCGTGGCCCCGCCGGAGCTGGCCTGCCTGCCCACGCCGGAGTCCACGCCCGAGCTGCCGGCCAAGCACCTCCGCCACGCCGGGGGCCGCTGGGAGTGGAACCAGAACGGGAACAATGCCAAGGAGGGTCAGGGACGCGCGCGGGGCGGGAACGCGGCGGGCGGCCCCGCGCCCCGCGTGCTGGTgaggccgccgccgcccggctGTCCCGGGCAGGCGGTGGAGGTCACCACCCTGGAAGAACTGCTGCGCTACCTGCACGGTCCGCAGCCACCCAGGAAGGGGGCCGAGCCCCTGGCCGCGGCCGCGTTTACCTCGCGGGCGCTCCCGCCGgaacccagccccacccccaccctgttcgcgggccccagcctcctgccccggGAGTGTGGCCCGCCGTTGAGGCTGGACGTGCCCCCCGAGGGCAAGTGCGCGGCCCCCTCCACGCGGCCCGCCCTCTCCGCCCCCGCTCCCCGGCTAGGGGTCGGGGGCGGCCGCAGAACGCCCTTCCCCATACATCGTGCCCCTCCGGCCCTGCTCACTCGGGTCCCCTCGGGGGGCCCCTCCAGGTACTGTGGGGGGCCCGGGAGACATCTTCTGTACCTGGGCCGGCCGGAGGGCTATCGGGGCCGCGCCCTAAAGAGGGTGGACGTCGAGAAGCCGCAGCTGCCCCCGCAGCCGCCCCTCGTCACGCCCTCCCCCCCGCCGGCCATCCCCAACGGCAgccattttcacttttaa
- the SEMA6C gene encoding semaphorin-6C isoform X5, with translation MPRAPRFMPLLLLLLSLPHTQAAFPQDPLPLLTSDLQGTSPLSWFRGLEDDAVVAELGLDFQRFLTLNRTLLVAARDHVFSFDLQAQEAGEGLVPNKYLTWRSQDMENCVVRGKLTDECHNYIRVLVPWDSQTLLACGTNSFSPVCRSYGITSLQQEGEELSGQARCPFDATQSNVAIFAEGSLYSATAADFQASDAVVYRSLGPQPPLRSAKYDSKWLREPHFVHALEHGDHVYFFFREVSVEDARLGRVQFSRVARVCKRDMGGSPRALDRHWTSFLKLRLNCSVPGDSTFYFDVLQALTGPVNLYGRSALFGVFTTQTNSIPGSAVCAFYLDDIEHAFEGKFKEQRSLDGAWTPVSEDRVPSPRPGSCAGVGVAALFPSSRDLPDDVLTFIKAHPLLDPAVPPATHQPLLTLTSRALLTQLAVDGRAGPYGNTTVLFLGSEDGTVLKVLPPGGPSGGPEPILLEEINAYSPARCSGKRAAQTARRVIGLELDTEGHRLFVAFSGCIIYLPLSRCARHGACQRSCLASQDPYCGWHSSRGCVDIRGPGGTDVDPAGNQESTEHSDCQDGATGSQSGTGDSAYGVRRDLPPASASLSVPIPLLLACAAAAFALGASVSGLLVSCACRRAHRRRSKDVETPGLPRPLSLRSLARLHGAGPEPPQSKDGDGAQPPQLYTTFLPPPEGVAPPELACLPTPESTPELPAKHLRHAGGRWEWNQNGNNAKEGQGRARGGNAAGGPAPRVLVRPPPPGCPGQAVEVTTLEELLRYLHGPQPPRKGAEPLAAAAFTSRALPPEPSPTPTLFAGPSLLPRECGPPLRLDVPPEGKCAAPSTRPALSAPAPRLGVGGGRRTPFPIHRAPPALLTRVPSGGPSRYCGGPGRHLLYLGRPEGYRGRALKRVDVEKPQLPPQPPLVTPSPPPAIPNGSHFHF, from the exons GGACTTCCCCATTATCCTGGTTCCGGGGCCTGGAGGATGATGCTGTGGTTGCCGAACTTGGGCTGGACTTTCAGAGATTCCTAACCTTGAACCGGACCTTGCTAGTGGCTGCCCG GGATCACGTTTTCTCCTTCGATCTTCAagcccaggaggcaggggaggggctggtgcCCAACAAG TATCTAACATGGCGGAGCCAAGACATGGAGAACTGTGTTGTGCGGGGAAAGCTGACG GACGAGTGCCACAACTATATTCGTGTTCTTGTTCCCTGGGACTCCCAGACACTCCTTGCCTGTGGAACGAACTCATTCAGCCCCGTGTGCCGCAGCTATGGG ATAACTTCGCTGCAGCAGGAGGGTGAAGAGCTGAGTGGGCAGGCTCGATGCCCCTTTGATGCCACCCAGTCCAACGTGGCCATCTTTGCAG AGGGCAGCCTATACTCAGCCACAGCTGCGGATTTCCAGGCCAGTGATGCTGTGGTTTACAGAAGCCTTGGGCCTCAGCCCCCACTCCGCTCGGCCAAGTACGACTCCAAGTGGCTCAGAG AGCCACACTTCGTCCATGCCTTGGAGCACGGAGACCATGTCTACTTCTTCTTCCGAGAGGTCTCTGTGGAGGATGCTCGGCTGGGAAGG gtgCAGTTCTCCAGGGTGGCCCGAGTATGTAAACGTGACATGGGCGGCTCACCTCGGGCCTTGGACCGCCACTGGACATCCTTCCTGAAGCTGCGGCTCAACTGCTCTGTTCCTGGAGATTCTACCTTCTATTTTGACGTCTTACAGGCCTTAACTGGGCCTGTGAACTTGTATGGCCGCTCTGCTCTCTTTGGGGTCTTCACCACGCAGACCAATAG CATCCCTGGCTCTGCGGTCTGTGCCTTCTACCTGGATGATATCGAGCATGCGTTTGAGGGCAAGTTCAAGGAGCAGAGGAGTCTGGATGGGGCCTGGACACCCGTATCTGAAGACAGGGTTCCCTCCCCCAG GCCAGGATCCTGTGCAGGTGTAGGTGTGGCTGCCTTGTTCCCCTCTTCCAGAGATCTCCCTGACGACGTCCTGACCTTTATCAAGGCTCACCCACTGCTGGACCCGGCTGTGCCACCTGCTACCCATCAGCCTCTGCTCACCCTCACCAGCAG GGCTCTACTGACCCAGTTAGCTGTGGATGGTAGGGCTGGTCCCTACGGTAACACCACAGTCCTGTTCCTGGGCTCCGAAGATGGGACAGTGCTGAAGGTACTGCCCCCAGGGGGGCCATCAGGGGGCCCTGAGCCCATCCTGTTGGAAGAAATCAATGCCTACAGCCCTGCCAG GTGCAGTGGGAAGCGGGCGGCCCAAACGGCACGGCGGGTCATAGGGCTGGAGCTGGACACTGAAGGTCACAGGCTCTTTGTGGCTTTTTCTGGCTGCATCATCTACCTCCCTCTCAGTCGGTGTGCCCGGCACGGGGCCTGTCAGAG gaGCTGTCTGGCTTCTCAGGACCCATACTGTGGATGGCACAGCTCCAGAGGCTGTGTGGATATCAGGGGACCCGGTGG GACTGATGTGGATCCGGCTGGGAACCAGGAATCCACGGAGCACAGTGACTGCCAAG ATGGAGCTACTGGGAGTCAGTCTGGTACAGGGGATTCTGCTTATG GCGTGCGCCGGGAcctccccccagcctcagcctcccTCTCCGTCCCCATCCCACTCCTCCTGGCCTGTGCTGCCGCAGCCTTCGCTCTGGGCGCCTCGGTCTCTGGCCTCCTGGTCTCCTGCGCGTGCCGCCGAGCCCACCGACGTCGGAGCAAGGACGTCGAGACTCCGGGGCTCCCGCGCCCTCTCTCCCTTCGCAGCTTGGCCCGGCTGCACGGTGCGGGCCCGGAGCCGCCGCAGTCCAAGGACGGAGACGGGGCGCAGCCGCCCCAGCTCTACaccaccttcctgcctccccccgAGGGCGTGGCCCCGCCGGAGCTGGCCTGCCTGCCCACGCCGGAGTCCACGCCCGAGCTGCCGGCCAAGCACCTCCGCCACGCCGGGGGCCGCTGGGAGTGGAACCAGAACGGGAACAATGCCAAGGAGGGTCAGGGACGCGCGCGGGGCGGGAACGCGGCGGGCGGCCCCGCGCCCCGCGTGCTGGTgaggccgccgccgcccggctGTCCCGGGCAGGCGGTGGAGGTCACCACCCTGGAAGAACTGCTGCGCTACCTGCACGGTCCGCAGCCACCCAGGAAGGGGGCCGAGCCCCTGGCCGCGGCCGCGTTTACCTCGCGGGCGCTCCCGCCGgaacccagccccacccccaccctgttcgcgggccccagcctcctgccccggGAGTGTGGCCCGCCGTTGAGGCTGGACGTGCCCCCCGAGGGCAAGTGCGCGGCCCCCTCCACGCGGCCCGCCCTCTCCGCCCCCGCTCCCCGGCTAGGGGTCGGGGGCGGCCGCAGAACGCCCTTCCCCATACATCGTGCCCCTCCGGCCCTGCTCACTCGGGTCCCCTCGGGGGGCCCCTCCAGGTACTGTGGGGGGCCCGGGAGACATCTTCTGTACCTGGGCCGGCCGGAGGGCTATCGGGGCCGCGCCCTAAAGAGGGTGGACGTCGAGAAGCCGCAGCTGCCCCCGCAGCCGCCCCTCGTCACGCCCTCCCCCCCGCCGGCCATCCCCAACGGCAgccattttcacttttaa